The following proteins are co-located in the Flammeovirga kamogawensis genome:
- a CDS encoding SGNH/GDSL hydrolase family protein, with protein MKTQLLYYLIFSLFLFNCTSNTLPLNDVIEEIEEDIDQPFFPVNLEPTIKIKADLKDSVAQSTFIFVLDANDEDGEIIRKRLLINDKELSTTDTTEWLAITGNYLLKAIAEDDSGSIVMDSLSFTVVDKQNSIPSLNILLDETPLLEGNSINIFLNANDEDGTIAKTSIYIDNTLVTSSTSVDWIATLGKHKIKGIVEDNLGSSISDSLEIEVFKKENIIIEADNDAILYTGRIDYSNPKSPSFCFPGISIKTAFTGNFINLLIEDFAKGGNVNTNYYQVILDNGAQEKTLEVNSNQNKYELFSGLSNSKHTIEIIKRTECMVGKSAFNGFEIGGNATIQQPISKTRNIEFIGDSQTCGYGNEVNYDNPSIKPGFNAVNENAYKAWGAITAKNLNANYQCVAYSGRGMYRNVDASTELTIPKIYDRIFANQPTPIWNTDLFTPDIIVINLGTNDYAQNANNNILNGNDFVTTYINFVTKIREHYPNTKIICVNGVMMSDYFPANQNVWTTIKRQTADVVKSFNDNNDMEVYHYALAPQSGPYGEDWHPTLATHQRMAEDLTSYIRTISSW; from the coding sequence ATGAAAACACAGCTACTCTACTATCTTATATTTTCTTTATTTCTCTTTAATTGTACTTCTAATACACTTCCGTTAAACGATGTTATAGAGGAAATTGAAGAAGATATAGATCAACCTTTCTTTCCTGTAAACTTAGAACCTACAATCAAAATTAAAGCTGATCTAAAAGATTCTGTAGCTCAAAGCACCTTTATTTTTGTTCTTGACGCAAATGATGAAGATGGTGAAATAATACGTAAACGGTTACTTATAAATGATAAAGAATTAAGTACAACTGACACAACCGAATGGTTAGCCATTACGGGTAATTATCTGCTTAAAGCTATTGCAGAGGATGACTCTGGAAGTATTGTAATGGATAGTCTTTCTTTTACAGTGGTTGATAAACAAAATAGTATCCCTTCTTTAAATATACTACTTGATGAAACACCTTTATTGGAAGGTAATAGCATAAACATATTCCTTAATGCAAATGATGAAGATGGTACCATTGCTAAAACATCTATTTATATAGACAATACATTAGTTACCTCTTCAACATCTGTAGATTGGATTGCTACATTAGGAAAACATAAAATCAAAGGTATTGTTGAAGATAACCTAGGAAGTAGTATATCTGATAGTTTAGAAATTGAAGTCTTTAAAAAAGAAAACATCATAATTGAAGCAGATAATGATGCTATACTCTATACTGGAAGAATTGATTATAGTAACCCAAAATCTCCTTCATTCTGTTTTCCTGGCATCTCTATTAAAACTGCTTTTACTGGAAATTTTATTAACCTTTTAATAGAAGATTTTGCTAAAGGAGGCAACGTAAATACAAATTATTATCAAGTAATTTTAGATAATGGTGCACAAGAAAAAACACTTGAGGTCAATAGTAATCAAAATAAATATGAGCTTTTCTCTGGTTTATCAAATTCAAAACATACAATAGAAATAATAAAAAGAACTGAATGTATGGTGGGTAAAAGTGCTTTCAATGGTTTCGAAATTGGAGGAAATGCAACCATTCAACAGCCCATCTCAAAAACTAGAAATATTGAATTTATCGGAGATTCTCAAACTTGTGGATATGGTAATGAAGTAAATTACGATAACCCATCTATCAAACCAGGTTTTAATGCAGTTAATGAAAACGCATACAAAGCTTGGGGTGCAATAACAGCTAAAAACCTAAACGCTAACTACCAATGTGTTGCCTATTCTGGAAGAGGAATGTATAGAAATGTAGATGCTTCTACAGAATTGACAATACCAAAAATTTATGATCGCATTTTTGCAAATCAGCCTACACCGATATGGAATACTGATTTATTTACACCAGATATTATTGTTATAAATCTGGGTACAAATGATTACGCTCAAAATGCAAATAACAACATACTTAATGGAAATGATTTTGTGACTACTTATATTAATTTCGTAACTAAAATTAGGGAGCACTACCCTAACACTAAGATTATTTGTGTTAACGGTGTGATGATGAGCGACTACTTTCCTGCCAATCAAAATGTGTGGACTACTATTAAAAGGCAAACTGCTGATGTGGTAAAAAGCTTTAATGATAATAATGATATGGAAGTATATCATTATGCTTTAGCACCTCAAAGCGGCCCTTATGGAGAAGATTGGCATCCTACTTTAGCAACACACCAGCGTATGGCAGAAGATTTAACTTCCTATATCCGAACTATTTCTAGCTGGTAA
- the pafA gene encoding alkaline phosphatase PafA gives MKQLSSRLNLLLILVSMWSNFSIAQTTEDKPKLVVGIVIDQMRYDYISRYWEKYSDGGFKRMIHNGFSTSNGYFNYAPTKTGPGHASIYTGTTPAYHGIVANEFYSRDENKEVYCAEDVTEKVIGSPITGEGMSPRRLMSTTWTDELKLATNQQSKIISVSMKNRGAIFPAGHLADGAYWLDDVTGDWITTSFYLNKLPDWVALLNKGKRRVDEIASQKWTTLLPIDEYTESIADDNPYEKLFPGEKSPTFPHDLKKIMKSAKEEKYGYVKKTPYGNTLTTEFAIKAIEQEKLGQHKVTDALLISYSSTDKIGHMFAPASIEVEDTYLRMDVELKNLFEYLDSSVGMENVVVFLTADHGGAHNPQYLKDLKLPSGFYDEKAILSKVEESLSAEFGEGKWILYGGVSEIYLNRPLIKQKGLDLYSIEKKVADIMIEYTCFRDVLLGEDLRNQEFDKGYKALYSNSYNVRNSPDVIGVFAGNYFKEGKTKGTGHSTAFSYDTHVPIMMMGWKVPHKETDQKVYITDIAPTICSLLKINVPSACYYEPIEGILK, from the coding sequence ATGAAACAACTATCAAGTAGACTCAATCTATTATTAATTTTAGTAAGTATGTGGAGTAATTTCTCGATTGCTCAAACAACAGAAGACAAACCTAAACTAGTTGTAGGGATAGTAATTGACCAGATGCGGTACGACTATATTTCTAGGTATTGGGAGAAGTACAGCGATGGAGGCTTTAAGAGAATGATCCATAATGGTTTTTCTACCTCTAATGGATATTTTAATTATGCTCCAACTAAGACAGGGCCTGGGCATGCTTCAATATATACAGGTACTACGCCTGCATACCATGGAATTGTTGCCAACGAATTTTATAGTAGAGATGAGAATAAAGAAGTGTATTGTGCTGAAGATGTAACAGAAAAAGTGATAGGGTCGCCTATTACAGGCGAAGGAATGTCACCTCGTAGGTTAATGAGTACAACTTGGACAGATGAATTAAAATTAGCGACAAACCAGCAATCAAAAATTATTTCTGTGAGTATGAAAAATAGGGGGGCTATTTTTCCGGCGGGGCATTTAGCAGATGGTGCTTACTGGTTAGATGACGTTACAGGAGATTGGATTACAACATCATTTTATTTAAATAAATTACCTGACTGGGTGGCGTTATTAAATAAAGGAAAAAGACGAGTAGACGAAATTGCTTCTCAGAAATGGACTACTCTTCTGCCAATTGATGAGTACACGGAGAGTATTGCTGATGATAATCCGTATGAAAAACTTTTCCCTGGTGAAAAATCACCTACATTTCCGCATGATCTTAAGAAAATAATGAAATCAGCAAAAGAAGAGAAATACGGTTATGTAAAAAAGACGCCTTATGGAAATACATTAACCACAGAATTCGCAATCAAAGCCATTGAACAAGAAAAACTAGGTCAGCATAAAGTAACAGACGCTTTATTAATTAGTTATTCATCTACAGATAAAATAGGACACATGTTTGCTCCAGCATCTATTGAGGTAGAAGATACTTATTTAAGAATGGATGTAGAGCTAAAGAATTTATTTGAGTATTTGGATAGTTCAGTAGGTATGGAGAATGTTGTTGTATTCTTAACTGCGGATCATGGAGGGGCACATAATCCTCAATACCTAAAAGATTTAAAATTACCTTCCGGATTTTATGACGAAAAAGCAATACTTTCTAAAGTAGAAGAAAGTCTATCTGCAGAATTCGGAGAAGGTAAATGGATTTTATATGGAGGAGTATCAGAAATCTATTTGAATAGACCTTTAATAAAACAAAAAGGGCTAGACTTATATTCTATTGAAAAGAAAGTAGCTGATATTATGATAGAATATACTTGTTTTAGGGATGTATTACTAGGTGAAGACCTTAGAAACCAAGAATTTGATAAAGGGTATAAAGCATTGTATAGTAATAGCTATAATGTCAGAAACTCGCCTGATGTAATTGGTGTATTTGCAGGGAACTATTTCAAGGAAGGAAAGACAAAAGGAACAGGACATAGTACTGCATTTAGTTACGATACACATGTGCCCATTATGATGATGGGATGGAAAGTTCCTCATAAAGAAACGGATCAGAAAGTATATATTACTGATATTGCTCCAACAATCTGTAGTTTATTAAAAATCAATGTTCCTTCAGCTTGTTATTACGAGCCTATAGAAGGGATCTTGAAGTAA
- a CDS encoding YncE family protein: MKNFYKLSSLLLVLIGLSFASCEKNEEQPYIPGTAGFYVNNSGNFSEGNGSITGVVQNGEEFTLSQRVFNSANGAGLGGITEGFYSDGIIGIISVQAADKIEIVDIKTMVRRFDPISEGILTPRYTAKEGNFAYTTVWGPYEDDYSLKNSKVVVINTSTGKQVAEFNVGGGPEGIVIYNGKIYVAISNSTNVEVYNMSSYALEATIDVMAAPQHFVIDRENNLWVSTSAGYLFPAPATTELGVAKLNTTDNTVASKVQYSGIGKEGDIQISEDGYSIYVLGSDDVYQNATTEVVSFGINDTSVDSPVISGKYFKGIGVNPANGNIHVAVAESFSESGSFRIYSKDGDMLSEQATGVGPFHFVFY; the protein is encoded by the coding sequence ATGAAAAACTTTTACAAATTATCTTCTTTATTATTAGTTCTAATTGGACTATCATTTGCTTCTTGTGAGAAAAACGAAGAGCAACCTTATATTCCAGGGACAGCTGGTTTTTATGTAAATAATTCAGGTAACTTTTCAGAAGGAAATGGCTCTATTACTGGAGTTGTTCAAAATGGAGAAGAATTTACACTATCACAACGTGTATTTAATTCTGCAAATGGTGCTGGTTTAGGTGGTATTACAGAAGGTTTTTACTCAGATGGTATTATTGGTATCATCAGTGTTCAAGCAGCTGATAAAATCGAAATCGTTGATATCAAAACAATGGTAAGAAGATTTGACCCAATTAGTGAGGGTATTCTTACTCCTAGATACACTGCAAAAGAAGGAAACTTTGCCTATACTACTGTTTGGGGCCCTTATGAAGACGATTATTCTTTAAAAAATTCTAAAGTAGTCGTTATAAATACGTCTACAGGTAAACAAGTTGCTGAATTTAATGTTGGTGGCGGACCTGAAGGAATTGTTATCTATAACGGGAAAATTTACGTTGCAATTTCAAATTCTACAAATGTAGAAGTATACAATATGTCATCTTATGCTTTAGAAGCAACAATTGACGTTATGGCTGCTCCTCAACATTTTGTAATTGATAGAGAAAACAACCTATGGGTATCTACTTCTGCTGGTTATTTATTCCCTGCTCCTGCAACTACAGAACTTGGTGTTGCTAAATTAAACACAACTGATAATACTGTTGCCTCTAAAGTACAGTATTCTGGTATTGGTAAAGAAGGTGATATTCAAATTTCTGAGGATGGCTATAGCATTTATGTTCTTGGTTCTGACGATGTCTATCAAAATGCAACAACAGAAGTTGTTAGCTTTGGCATTAATGATACTTCAGTTGATAGTCCTGTTATCTCGGGTAAATACTTTAAAGGTATCGGTGTTAACCCTGCCAATGGTAACATCCATGTTGCAGTTGCTGAAAGTTTCTCTGAATCTGGTTCTTTTAGAATTTATTCTAAAGATGGTGATATGTTATCGGAACAAGCTACAGGTGTTGGTCCATTTCACTTTGTATTTTACTAG
- a CDS encoding NAD(P)H-dependent flavin oxidoreductase: MKNNRVCDIFGIEYPIISGGMVWCSGWKLAAAVSNAGGLGLIGAGSMHPDTFLEHVQKCKQATQKPFGVNIPLFYPEVEKLIEIIINEEVPIVFTSAGSPKKFTSLFKEHGIKVAQVVSSLKFALKSQEAGVDVVVAEGFEAGGHNGKEETTTMCLIPPIAEALSIPVISAGGIGSGKAMLAAFALGAEGVQIGSRFAISEESSAHDNFKHKIVATQEGDTILTLKDLVAVRLVKNKFYQQVEEAEARGATKEELIELLGKRRSKKGIFEGDLDEGEIEIGQVSAHIQDIQPAGNILSSIWKEFEVEKKRLQNL; encoded by the coding sequence ATGAAGAACAATAGAGTTTGCGATATTTTTGGAATAGAATACCCTATTATTTCTGGAGGAATGGTTTGGTGCAGTGGGTGGAAATTAGCAGCTGCTGTAAGTAACGCTGGTGGTTTAGGCCTTATTGGTGCTGGATCTATGCACCCTGATACATTTTTAGAACATGTACAAAAATGTAAACAAGCTACTCAAAAACCTTTTGGTGTAAATATCCCACTCTTCTATCCAGAAGTTGAAAAACTTATTGAAATTATCATCAACGAAGAAGTTCCTATTGTTTTTACCTCGGCAGGAAGCCCTAAAAAATTCACAAGCCTTTTTAAAGAACATGGAATTAAAGTAGCACAAGTTGTTTCTTCCTTAAAGTTTGCACTAAAGTCTCAAGAAGCTGGTGTAGATGTTGTTGTAGCAGAAGGTTTTGAAGCTGGAGGCCATAATGGAAAAGAAGAAACTACAACAATGTGCCTTATTCCCCCTATTGCAGAAGCACTCTCTATTCCTGTAATTTCAGCAGGAGGAATTGGTTCTGGTAAAGCAATGCTTGCTGCTTTTGCATTAGGAGCTGAAGGAGTACAAATAGGAAGTCGATTTGCTATTTCAGAAGAATCTTCAGCTCATGATAATTTTAAACATAAAATTGTTGCTACTCAAGAAGGTGATACGATCCTTACATTAAAAGATTTAGTAGCAGTTCGGTTAGTGAAAAATAAATTCTACCAACAAGTGGAAGAAGCAGAAGCAAGAGGCGCTACTAAAGAAGAACTCATAGAATTGTTAGGAAAAAGAAGATCTAAAAAAGGAATTTTTGAGGGAGACCTTGATGAAGGAGAAATTGAAATTGGACAAGTGTCTGCGCATATTCAAGATATTCAACCTGCAGGTAATATTCTTTCATCTATTTGGAAAGAGTTTGAGGTAGAAAAAAAACGTTTACAAAATTTATAA
- a CDS encoding TonB-dependent receptor plug domain-containing protein: protein MKYLLVVLFSVTTFSVLGQEFKFPDRELETVEIHSQPLKYYTQGSYIQSFDSAALQLESTGSLATLLRNKASVYIREQGAPGQLSTISIRGASPENTAIMWNGINLNSLSLGQLDMSSVNIYYFDNIDVNYGSGSAQYGSGAVGGTIVLNNDFDWNKNNRYEVQTAYGSFGQVFTGFKAMYGNQKWSNKTVALYQKADNNFEFTNTSIKETTETMNNAGFWHAGVLHETHFKPNDREEWSAKIWYTAEERAIQPTMGNNNNAASYDSIESSNIRVVVDYKLKSDKWNHTFRTSYVNDKQWFYNSFIGTQRMQLEWRGETFLKDNLTLTTGANGMYIWPDVYAYPDNTNEARVSFFGALRWDITNRFNVSATLRQTIVTGYSAPFTPSFSMAYTAVDTESSNLKLKTSIARSYRVPTLNERYWGENANPNIRPEDGYNFDIGFDYTKKLGDLAFNWVSSAFYLRMYDRIQWIPADPTYAENIANSLSNGVETAIKINNNQSLSWLEWQVGSSYAFTHATDLEKDKQLIYVPRHMFKVYGSISFNKWLFGVDSNYTGWRTTTDDFDTLDPYWLLNSSVSKYIPIKKTGLLLSLKVNNLLNKEYQNYKNYPMPGINYSIMAKITF, encoded by the coding sequence ATGAAATATTTATTAGTCGTTCTATTTTCTGTTACTACTTTTTCTGTTTTAGGTCAAGAGTTTAAGTTTCCAGATAGAGAACTTGAAACTGTAGAAATACATTCTCAACCTCTAAAATATTATACTCAAGGATCCTACATCCAATCCTTTGATAGTGCTGCATTACAACTTGAAAGTACAGGTTCTCTTGCCACTCTACTAAGAAATAAAGCATCTGTATATATTAGAGAACAAGGTGCACCAGGACAGTTGTCTACTATTTCCATTAGAGGGGCTTCCCCTGAGAACACTGCTATAATGTGGAACGGGATAAATCTAAATTCTTTGTCGTTAGGACAATTAGACATGTCATCTGTCAATATTTATTACTTTGATAATATTGATGTGAACTATGGAAGTGGAAGTGCTCAATATGGATCTGGAGCTGTAGGAGGTACTATTGTTTTAAATAATGATTTTGATTGGAACAAGAATAATCGTTATGAAGTACAGACTGCTTATGGTAGTTTCGGCCAAGTATTTACTGGCTTTAAAGCTATGTATGGTAATCAAAAATGGTCCAATAAAACTGTTGCTTTATATCAAAAAGCTGATAACAATTTTGAGTTTACCAACACAAGTATTAAAGAAACTACTGAGACAATGAATAATGCCGGCTTTTGGCATGCTGGTGTTCTTCATGAAACTCACTTTAAACCTAATGACAGAGAAGAATGGTCTGCTAAGATATGGTATACAGCCGAAGAAAGAGCTATTCAACCCACAATGGGCAATAATAATAATGCGGCCTCTTACGATTCTATTGAAAGTAGCAATATAAGAGTTGTAGTAGACTACAAATTAAAGAGCGATAAATGGAACCATACTTTTAGAACCTCTTATGTAAATGATAAACAATGGTTTTACAATTCTTTTATTGGAACGCAAAGAATGCAATTAGAGTGGAGAGGTGAGACTTTCCTAAAAGATAACCTTACTCTAACAACAGGCGCAAATGGCATGTATATATGGCCAGATGTTTACGCTTATCCTGATAATACAAATGAAGCAAGAGTTTCCTTTTTTGGAGCACTAAGGTGGGATATCACTAACCGGTTTAATGTTTCTGCTACTTTAAGACAAACCATCGTAACTGGTTATTCTGCCCCATTTACGCCTTCATTTAGTATGGCTTATACAGCTGTTGATACTGAAAGTTCGAACTTAAAACTTAAGACATCTATAGCAAGAAGCTATAGAGTACCGACATTAAACGAGAGGTATTGGGGAGAAAATGCAAATCCTAATATTAGACCGGAAGATGGATATAATTTCGATATCGGTTTTGATTACACAAAAAAGCTAGGTGATTTAGCATTCAACTGGGTATCATCTGCTTTCTATCTAAGAATGTATGATAGGATTCAGTGGATTCCGGCAGACCCAACTTATGCAGAAAATATTGCAAATTCTTTATCCAATGGGGTAGAAACTGCCATAAAAATTAATAATAACCAGAGCTTAAGTTGGCTGGAGTGGCAAGTTGGTAGTAGTTATGCATTTACACATGCTACCGACTTAGAAAAAGACAAACAATTAATCTATGTACCAAGGCATATGTTTAAAGTGTATGGTTCTATCTCTTTTAACAAATGGCTATTTGGCGTCGACTCAAATTATACGGGTTGGAGAACTACCACAGATGATTTTGATACACTTGACCCCTATTGGTTATTAAATTCGAGTGTAAGCAAATATATTCCTATTAAAAAAACAGGGCTTCTTTTATCGCTTAAGGTCAATAACCTTTTGAATAAAGAATACCAAAACTATAAAAATTATCCTATGCCGGGGATAAACTATTCTATTATGGCAAAAATCACTTTTTAG
- a CDS encoding helix-turn-helix domain-containing protein, protein MIENQDDHKNILRIKEGNAKELIMQLYNQIGGSLEKQKYSFNTSVGKGFFRYYKLTEGIEVTINSITAYHDYDVYFEGNNSDTNSLCVRFTRSGELLTKGKYEHHPDLTLDNGSIIYDTRLSNNSHIKKGQLNQWVAIRIAEGVIDHENTFFKELFGDIFNFPKFWFQYDTTPLEIHAILNDIFDLDHTLKPPVFNLKLLSKACEAMSIFFDRLLNRNDALPNNTIHPSDLILLMNIKDELLANLEEVKSLNEFADKYGFSVSKLRRDFQQVFGSTIHRFHQNYRLEKAKILLTTTTKSITEVARTCGYKSGAKFSEYFKKKYGVPPKEISKKYRTL, encoded by the coding sequence ATGATAGAGAACCAAGATGATCATAAAAATATTTTACGAATTAAAGAAGGGAATGCCAAAGAGCTCATTATGCAACTTTATAACCAAATTGGTGGCTCTTTAGAAAAACAGAAATACTCTTTTAATACATCTGTAGGAAAAGGTTTTTTTCGATATTATAAACTCACAGAAGGCATAGAAGTTACAATCAACTCCATTACTGCTTATCATGATTACGATGTTTATTTTGAAGGAAATAATAGTGATACAAATTCCCTATGCGTGCGTTTTACAAGAAGTGGAGAATTACTAACTAAAGGAAAGTATGAGCATCACCCAGACCTTACATTAGATAACGGAAGTATTATATATGACACTCGGTTATCGAATAACAGTCATATTAAAAAAGGGCAATTAAATCAATGGGTAGCAATAAGAATTGCGGAAGGAGTTATTGATCATGAAAACACCTTTTTTAAAGAACTTTTCGGTGATATCTTCAACTTTCCAAAATTTTGGTTTCAATACGATACAACCCCTCTTGAAATTCATGCTATTTTAAATGATATTTTTGACTTGGATCATACTTTAAAACCACCTGTTTTTAACCTAAAACTATTATCTAAAGCTTGTGAGGCAATGAGTATTTTTTTTGATAGACTGTTAAATCGAAATGATGCATTACCGAATAACACTATTCATCCATCAGATTTAATCCTCTTGATGAATATTAAGGACGAACTCCTTGCTAATTTAGAAGAGGTAAAATCATTAAACGAATTTGCTGATAAATATGGGTTTTCTGTATCAAAATTAAGACGTGATTTTCAACAAGTTTTTGGTTCAACAATACATCGATTTCATCAAAACTATAGGCTAGAAAAAGCAAAAATATTATTAACTACAACCACAAAAAGTATTACAGAAGTAGCTAGAACATGTGGCTACAAATCAGGAGCAAAATTCTCGGAATACTTTAAAAAGAAATATGGAGTACCTCCAAAAGAAATTTCCAAAAAATATAGAACTTTGTAA
- a CDS encoding HAD family hydrolase — translation MKRYFILLLLLSNTLFGQEKTAVFNLDGTIISESNGYMYEEFTDVYSNHSFETYNDLVHEIGEISQRENYQKLVDRFFKKNDVDVYEDAIEIIKKLKAEGYTLVLCTSTEEHFAKEINKRFLNGAFDKVIGSDLTKGVNSYDKKVSELRKHNIHPDVAYGNSLSDFPMMNYAEKGVLVVNDDDERNKYKDYEECVDDAKENGFEIIHFDDDTVEEED, via the coding sequence TTATACTACTTTTATTATTATCCAATACCCTTTTCGGTCAAGAAAAAACCGCAGTTTTTAACCTAGACGGTACAATAATTTCAGAATCGAATGGCTATATGTACGAAGAATTTACGGACGTATATTCTAATCATTCTTTTGAGACATATAATGATTTAGTTCATGAAATAGGTGAGATCTCTCAAAGAGAAAATTATCAAAAACTTGTTGATAGATTTTTCAAGAAAAATGATGTAGATGTATATGAGGATGCCATCGAAATAATTAAAAAATTAAAAGCAGAAGGATATACTTTAGTATTATGTACATCTACTGAAGAGCATTTTGCTAAAGAAATTAATAAACGCTTTTTAAATGGAGCTTTTGATAAAGTAATTGGTTCTGACTTAACTAAGGGCGTAAATAGTTATGATAAGAAGGTAAGTGAATTAAGAAAACACAATATTCATCCAGATGTAGCTTATGGTAACTCGTTATCTGATTTTCCTATGATGAACTATGCTGAAAAAGGAGTTCTAGTTGTAAACGATGATGACGAAAGAAATAAGTACAAAGATTATGAAGAATGTGTTGATGATGCTAAAGAAAATGGCTTCGAGATCATTCATTTTGATGACGATACAGTAGAGGAAGAGGATTAA
- a CDS encoding arylsulfatase: protein MNKLLILFLTVLSLPIFADKAPKKPNVVILWGDDIGQFNLSYWNRGQMGYSTPNIDRIAEEGIAFTDYYGEQSCTAGRSSFLTGQNPIRSGLAKVGLPGAEAGFKNEHPSIAWLLKREGYATAQFGKNHFGDRDEMLPTNHGFDEFYGNLYHLNAEEEPEHPDYPQEEWFKEQFGPRGVIHAYADGRISDTGPLTKKRMETVDREITDRTLEWLDERAKEDKPFFLWYNTVGMHFPTYPADDIKGISGQGGDSFYADAMVDHDRNIGKILSKLEQLGQLENTIIMYSTDNGPHYNEWPDGAVTPYRSEKNSNWEGAYRVPCHVMWKGQIPEGKILNGIVSHQDWLPTILAAAGQDNIKKELENGIDYAGRKVQTTIDGFNMLPYFTGKEDKSPRHNFIYSSDDGDITAIRMDDWKVVFMEQRAHGMQLWAEPFVTLRVPKLFNLRRDPYERADTDSNAYWPWVMKRAPYIYKAGATTAGFIKSLYKYPQIEKIDSFSIDQTMETYQQWNENRQKAK, encoded by the coding sequence ATGAATAAATTATTAATACTTTTCCTAACAGTACTATCGTTACCCATTTTTGCTGATAAAGCACCTAAAAAACCCAATGTGGTTATCTTATGGGGAGATGATATTGGACAATTTAATTTATCGTATTGGAACAGAGGTCAAATGGGATATTCCACTCCTAATATTGACCGTATTGCTGAAGAAGGTATCGCATTTACAGATTACTATGGCGAACAATCTTGTACAGCTGGTAGATCATCATTCCTGACTGGTCAAAATCCAATTAGATCTGGCCTTGCTAAAGTTGGTTTACCTGGTGCAGAAGCTGGTTTTAAAAATGAGCATCCTTCTATTGCATGGTTATTAAAAAGAGAAGGATATGCAACTGCTCAATTTGGTAAAAACCATTTTGGCGACAGAGATGAAATGCTACCTACAAACCATGGTTTTGATGAATTCTACGGAAATTTATATCACTTAAATGCAGAAGAAGAACCAGAACACCCTGATTACCCTCAGGAAGAATGGTTTAAAGAACAATTTGGACCAAGAGGTGTGATTCACGCTTATGCTGATGGTAGAATTTCTGATACGGGTCCACTAACTAAAAAAAGAATGGAAACTGTTGATAGAGAAATCACTGATCGTACTTTAGAATGGTTAGATGAAAGAGCTAAAGAAGACAAACCATTTTTCTTATGGTACAATACTGTAGGAATGCACTTCCCTACTTACCCTGCCGATGATATTAAAGGTATTTCGGGACAAGGAGGTGACTCTTTCTATGCAGATGCTATGGTAGATCATGATCGTAATATTGGTAAAATCCTTTCTAAACTAGAACAGCTTGGACAATTAGAGAATACCATCATTATGTATTCTACAGATAATGGACCACACTACAACGAATGGCCTGACGGTGCAGTTACACCTTACCGTTCTGAGAAAAACTCTAACTGGGAAGGTGCCTACAGAGTCCCTTGTCATGTAATGTGGAAAGGTCAAATTCCTGAAGGAAAAATTCTAAATGGTATTGTTTCTCATCAAGATTGGTTACCAACAATCTTAGCAGCAGCGGGTCAAGATAATATCAAAAAAGAATTAGAAAACGGTATAGATTACGCTGGTCGTAAAGTACAAACAACTATTGATGGTTTTAATATGCTTCCTTATTTCACAGGTAAAGAAGATAAATCTCCAAGGCATAATTTCATCTATTCTTCAGATGATGGTGACATTACAGCAATAAGAATGGATGATTGGAAAGTTGTTTTTATGGAACAAAGAGCACATGGAATGCAATTATGGGCAGAACCATTTGTTACATTACGTGTTCCAAAACTTTTTAATCTAAGAAGAGATCCTTACGAAAGAGCAGATACAGACTCTAATGCCTACTGGCCGTGGGTTATGAAACGTGCCCCATATATCTATAAAGCAGGCGCAACTACAGCAGGTTTCATTAAATCATTATATAAGTATCCTCAAATAGAAAAAATTGATTCCTTTTCTATTGATCAGACGATGGAAACTTATCAACAATGGAATGAAAACAGACAAAAAGCAAAATAA